One genomic window of Streptomyces sp. WP-1 includes the following:
- a CDS encoding extracellular solute-binding protein codes for MPQTSSRTTVSRRSLLRALGGTAALGALAGCGVPAAYVRPGDRSVGDASATEHRLTWANWPLYIDTDDKNPNRRPTLDAFEKRTGIRVEYVEEINDNDEFFGKISPALMNHQSTGRDLIVISDWMCARFVRLGWVQEMDRAHQPNVAKHLDPLLRTPAFDKGRRFTVPWQSGITGIAYNRKKLGREIRAVKDLWAPGLKGRVTLLSGLDESFALLMQGNGVDVTRWTAHDFHTMCDEVERQVRRGQIRRFTGNDYTKDLVSGDVLACQAYSGDVIQLQADNPDIRFVVPEEGAELWSDSLMIPDRAAHKANAERLIDYYYEPEVAAKLAAWVNYVCPVPAAKDVLADAPDKDTAALADNPLIFPDSTMRSRLAIARDITSTERVEFARRWNQIVGL; via the coding sequence GTGCCCCAGACTTCTTCGCGTACGACCGTGTCCCGCCGTTCCCTGCTGCGCGCGCTCGGCGGCACCGCCGCGCTCGGCGCGCTGGCCGGCTGCGGAGTGCCCGCCGCCTACGTCCGGCCCGGCGATCGCTCGGTGGGGGACGCGTCCGCCACCGAACACCGGCTGACCTGGGCGAACTGGCCGCTGTACATCGACACCGACGACAAGAACCCGAATCGCCGGCCCACCCTCGACGCGTTCGAGAAGCGCACCGGGATACGCGTGGAGTACGTCGAGGAGATCAACGACAACGACGAGTTCTTCGGCAAGATCAGCCCCGCGCTGATGAACCACCAGTCCACCGGCCGCGATCTGATCGTCATCAGCGACTGGATGTGCGCCCGGTTCGTACGGCTGGGCTGGGTGCAGGAGATGGACCGCGCGCACCAGCCGAACGTGGCGAAGCACCTCGACCCGCTGCTGCGCACGCCCGCCTTCGACAAGGGCCGCAGGTTCACCGTGCCGTGGCAGTCCGGCATCACCGGTATCGCCTACAACCGCAAGAAGCTCGGCCGCGAGATCCGCGCGGTCAAGGACCTGTGGGCGCCCGGCCTCAAGGGCCGGGTCACCCTCCTGTCCGGCCTGGACGAGTCCTTCGCGCTGCTGATGCAGGGCAACGGCGTGGACGTCACCAGGTGGACCGCGCACGACTTCCACACCATGTGCGACGAGGTGGAACGGCAGGTCCGCCGGGGCCAGATCCGCCGCTTCACCGGCAACGACTACACCAAGGACCTGGTCAGCGGCGACGTCCTCGCCTGTCAGGCGTACTCGGGCGATGTCATCCAGCTCCAGGCGGACAACCCCGACATCCGCTTCGTCGTCCCCGAGGAGGGCGCCGAGCTGTGGTCGGACTCCCTGATGATCCCCGACCGGGCCGCGCACAAGGCCAACGCCGAGCGGCTGATCGACTACTACTACGAGCCCGAGGTCGCCGCGAAGCTGGCCGCCTGGGTCAACTACGTCTGCCCGGTCCCCGCCGCCAAGGACGTCCTTGCCGACGCCCCCGACAAGGACACCGCCGCCCTCGCCGACAACCCCCTGATCTTCCCCGACTCCACGATGCGCTCCCGCCTCGCCATCGCCCGCGACATCACCTCCACGGAACGCGTGGAGTTCGCCCGGCGCTGGAACCAGATCGTGGGTCTGTGA
- a CDS encoding aspartate aminotransferase family protein → MGNPITVTQKDLSRTAYDHLWMHFTRMSSYENSPVPTIVRGEGTYIYDDKGKRYLDGLAGLFVVQAGHGRTELAETAFKQAQELAFFPVWSYAHPKAVELAERLADYAPGDLNKVFFTTGGGEAVETAWKLAKQYFKLTGKPTKYKVISRAVAYHGTPQGALSITGLPGLKAPFEPLVPGAHKVPNTNIYRAPLFGDDPEAFGRWAADQIEQEILFEGPDTVAAVFLEPVQNAGGCFPPPPGYFQRVREICDKYDVLLVSDEVICAFGRLGTMFACDKFGYVPDMITCAKGMTSGYSPIGACIISDRLAEPFYQGDNTFLHGYTFGGHPVSAAVGLANLDLFERENLNQHVLDNEGNFLQTLQKLHDLPIVGDVRGNGFFYGIELVKDKATKESFSDEETERVLYGFLSKALFENGLYCRADDRGDPVIQLAPPLISNQETFDEIEQILRATLTEAWTKL, encoded by the coding sequence GTGGGGAACCCGATAACCGTGACCCAGAAGGACCTCAGCCGCACCGCGTACGACCACCTGTGGATGCACTTCACCCGCATGTCCTCGTACGAGAACTCTCCCGTCCCGACGATCGTCCGGGGTGAGGGCACCTACATCTACGACGACAAGGGCAAGCGCTACCTCGACGGTCTCGCGGGCCTGTTCGTGGTCCAGGCCGGGCACGGCCGCACGGAGCTCGCCGAGACCGCCTTCAAGCAGGCCCAGGAGCTGGCCTTCTTCCCGGTGTGGTCCTACGCCCACCCGAAGGCCGTGGAGCTGGCCGAGCGCCTCGCCGACTACGCCCCCGGCGACCTGAACAAGGTCTTCTTCACCACCGGCGGCGGCGAGGCCGTCGAGACCGCCTGGAAGCTGGCCAAGCAGTACTTCAAGCTGACCGGCAAGCCCACCAAGTACAAGGTCATCTCCCGCGCGGTCGCCTACCACGGCACCCCGCAGGGCGCCCTGTCCATCACCGGCCTGCCGGGCCTGAAGGCCCCCTTCGAGCCGCTGGTGCCGGGCGCGCACAAGGTGCCGAACACCAACATCTACCGCGCGCCGCTCTTCGGTGACGACCCGGAGGCCTTCGGCCGCTGGGCCGCCGACCAGATCGAGCAGGAGATCCTGTTCGAGGGCCCGGACACCGTCGCCGCGGTCTTCCTGGAGCCGGTGCAGAACGCCGGTGGCTGCTTCCCGCCGCCGCCGGGCTACTTCCAGCGCGTGCGCGAGATCTGCGACAAGTACGACGTGCTGCTCGTCTCCGACGAGGTCATCTGCGCCTTCGGCCGCCTCGGCACCATGTTCGCGTGCGACAAGTTCGGCTACGTCCCGGACATGATCACCTGCGCCAAGGGCATGACCTCGGGCTACTCCCCGATCGGCGCCTGCATCATCTCCGACCGCCTGGCGGAGCCGTTCTACCAGGGTGACAACACCTTCCTGCACGGCTACACCTTCGGCGGCCACCCGGTCTCCGCGGCCGTGGGCCTCGCCAACCTCGACCTGTTCGAGCGCGAGAACCTCAACCAGCACGTGCTGGACAACGAGGGCAACTTCCTCCAGACGCTGCAGAAGCTGCACGACCTGCCGATCGTCGGCGACGTCCGCGGCAACGGCTTCTTCTACGGCATCGAGCTGGTGAAGGACAAGGCCACCAAGGAGTCCTTCAGCGACGAGGAGACCGAGCGCGTCCTGTACGGCTTCCTGTCCAAGGCGCTGTTCGAGAACGGCCTGTACTGCCGTGCCGACGACCGCGGCGACCCGGTCATCCAGCTCGCCCCGCCGCTGATCTCCAACCAGGAGACGTTCGACGAGATCGAGCAGATCCTGCGGGCCACCCTCACGGAGGCGTGGACCAAGCTGTAA
- a CDS encoding gamma-aminobutyraldehyde dehydrogenase, which produces MSTELRRLRNYIDGEFRDAADGRTTEVVNPATGEAYATAPLSGPADVDAAMEAAARAFPAWRDATPAERQRALLKIADAFEERAEELIAAEVENTGKPTGLTRSEEIPPMVDQIRFFAGAARMLEGRSAGEYMDGLTSIVRREPIGVCAQVAPWNYPMMMAVWKFAPALAAGNTVVLKPSDTTPASSVLIAEIIGSVLPKGVFNVICGDRDTGRLMVEHETPAMASITGSVRAGMSVAESASKDLKRVHLELGGKAPVVVFEDTDIAKAVEDISTAGFFNAGQDCTAACRVLVHESIHDEFVAALAKAAEETKTGQPDDEDVLYGPLNNPDQLKQVEGFIERLPAHARVEAGGKRVGDKGYFFAPTVVSGVKQDDEIIQKEVFGPVITVQSFTDEDQALEYANGVEYALASSVWTKDHARAMRMSKKMDFGCVWINTHIPLVAEMPHGGFKKSGYGKDLSAYGFEDYTRIKHVMTSLG; this is translated from the coding sequence GTGAGCACCGAGCTGCGTCGTCTGCGCAACTACATCGACGGTGAGTTCCGGGACGCCGCCGACGGACGGACCACCGAGGTGGTCAACCCCGCGACCGGCGAGGCGTACGCGACCGCGCCGCTGTCCGGACCGGCGGACGTGGACGCCGCCATGGAGGCCGCCGCCCGCGCCTTCCCCGCCTGGCGCGACGCCACGCCGGCCGAGCGCCAGCGGGCCCTGCTGAAGATCGCGGACGCCTTCGAGGAGCGGGCCGAGGAGCTGATCGCGGCCGAGGTGGAGAACACGGGCAAGCCCACCGGGCTCACCCGCTCCGAGGAGATTCCGCCGATGGTCGACCAGATCCGCTTCTTCGCCGGTGCGGCGCGGATGCTGGAGGGCCGCTCGGCCGGCGAGTACATGGACGGGCTGACCTCGATCGTTCGCCGCGAGCCGATCGGCGTCTGCGCCCAGGTCGCGCCGTGGAACTACCCGATGATGATGGCCGTATGGAAGTTCGCCCCGGCGCTCGCCGCGGGCAACACGGTCGTCCTCAAGCCCTCGGACACCACCCCCGCCTCCTCGGTGCTGATCGCCGAGATCATCGGCTCGGTGCTACCCAAGGGCGTCTTCAACGTCATCTGCGGCGACCGTGACACCGGCCGCCTGATGGTCGAGCACGAGACCCCGGCGATGGCCTCCATCACCGGCTCCGTGCGCGCCGGCATGTCGGTCGCCGAGTCCGCGTCCAAGGACCTCAAGCGGGTCCACCTGGAGCTGGGCGGCAAGGCGCCCGTCGTCGTCTTCGAGGACACCGACATCGCCAAGGCCGTCGAGGACATCTCGACGGCGGGCTTCTTCAACGCCGGCCAGGACTGTACGGCCGCCTGCCGCGTCCTCGTCCACGAGTCGATCCACGACGAGTTCGTGGCCGCGCTGGCCAAGGCCGCCGAGGAGACGAAGACCGGGCAGCCGGACGACGAGGACGTGCTCTACGGCCCGCTGAACAACCCCGACCAGCTCAAGCAGGTCGAGGGCTTCATCGAGCGGCTGCCCGCGCACGCGCGGGTGGAGGCCGGCGGCAAGCGGGTCGGCGACAAGGGCTACTTCTTCGCCCCGACCGTGGTCTCCGGCGTCAAGCAGGACGACGAGATCATCCAGAAGGAGGTCTTCGGCCCGGTCATCACCGTCCAGTCCTTCACGGACGAGGACCAGGCCCTGGAGTACGCCAACGGCGTCGAGTACGCCCTGGCCTCCTCGGTGTGGACCAAGGACCACGCCCGCGCGATGCGGATGTCCAAGAAGATGGACTTCGGCTGCGTGTGGATCAACACCCACATCCCGCTGGTCGCGGAGATGCCGCACGGCGGCTTCAAGAAGTCCGGCTACGGCAAGGACCTCTCGGCGTACGGCTTCGAGGACTACACCCGGATCAAGCACGTGATGACGTCGCTGGGCTAG
- a CDS encoding LOG family protein: MPTPPAQPRRAARAQEIESLAEFDRAVAEHGSLARFRVQAVDLTGRTGALLRLDTTDAVFLGCPMAPEAAARVRASGALVFPPVPGVPFDPYRGRPYTPDELYASLEEGYEATPDARAHDWFRRTTADGDVFASMLRAIHDDAVSDALDERLDGCRVAGVMGGHAMARGTVEYAGAARLGRSLARAGFTVATGGGPGAMEAANLGAYAAPYADTMLDEALVPLAKAPSFRPSVTEWARAAFEVRARWPEGGASIGIPTWFYGHEPPNAFAAHIAKYFANATREDGLLARSTAGVVFLPGAAGTVQEIFDNATPNYYASYGAPRPMVLVDRDHWTRELPAWPLLRSLARGRELESRIALVDRIEEAPEALARLGAD; the protein is encoded by the coding sequence ATGCCCACTCCACCCGCCCAGCCGCGGCGCGCCGCCCGCGCCCAGGAGATCGAGTCGCTCGCCGAGTTCGACCGTGCCGTCGCCGAGCACGGCTCGCTGGCCCGCTTCCGCGTCCAGGCCGTGGACCTGACGGGCCGTACCGGCGCGCTGCTGCGTCTCGACACCACGGACGCCGTCTTCCTGGGCTGCCCGATGGCCCCCGAGGCCGCCGCCCGCGTGCGCGCGTCCGGCGCCCTGGTGTTCCCGCCGGTCCCGGGCGTGCCCTTCGACCCGTACCGGGGCCGCCCCTACACGCCGGACGAGCTGTACGCGTCGCTGGAGGAGGGGTACGAGGCGACGCCGGACGCGCGGGCCCACGACTGGTTCCGGCGGACCACGGCCGACGGCGACGTCTTCGCCTCGATGCTGCGCGCGATCCATGACGACGCCGTCTCCGACGCGCTGGACGAACGCCTCGACGGCTGCCGGGTGGCCGGGGTCATGGGCGGTCACGCGATGGCCCGGGGCACGGTCGAGTACGCCGGTGCCGCGCGGCTCGGCCGCTCCCTCGCCCGCGCCGGTTTCACGGTCGCCACCGGTGGCGGTCCGGGCGCGATGGAGGCGGCGAACCTCGGCGCGTACGCCGCCCCGTACGCGGACACGATGCTGGACGAGGCGCTGGTGCCGCTCGCCAAGGCGCCCTCGTTCCGGCCGTCCGTCACGGAGTGGGCGCGGGCCGCCTTCGAGGTGCGCGCCCGCTGGCCCGAGGGCGGCGCCTCGATCGGCATCCCGACCTGGTTCTACGGCCATGAGCCGCCGAACGCCTTCGCCGCGCACATCGCCAAGTACTTCGCCAACGCCACCAGGGAGGACGGCCTGCTGGCCCGCTCCACCGCCGGGGTGGTGTTCCTGCCGGGCGCCGCCGGGACCGTACAGGAGATCTTCGACAACGCGACGCCCAACTACTACGCGTCGTACGGCGCGCCGCGGCCGATGGTGCTGGTGGACCGGGACCACTGGACGCGGGAGCTGCCGGCGTGGCCGCTGCTGCGCTCGCTGGCGCGGGGGCGGGAGCTGGAGTCCCGGATCGCTCTGGTGGACCGGATCGAGGAGGCTCCGGAGGCCCTGGCCCGGCTGGGGGCGGACTGA
- a CDS encoding ABC transporter ATP-binding protein, protein MEAPPDNDVLWARSLHFTHPDGSPGLAGVSIAVREGEILAVSGPRGSGKTTLLRCLSGLEPVREGEVWFNSTPVHTLGPANRERLRRDRFCWIGPEPGLVPELNAWENTALPLMLRGTSRRRAKTTALEWLERLDIGELARKRPHRLRQSERQRISIARALAPAPTVLFADEPTAPLHRADRGHVLRTLTSAARSHGITVVLATHDPETAAFADRTVNLLDGRPVRTVHLPEVPDAEGRAACSISV, encoded by the coding sequence ATGGAGGCTCCGCCGGACAACGACGTGCTGTGGGCACGGTCCCTGCACTTCACGCACCCCGACGGCTCCCCCGGACTCGCGGGGGTCTCGATCGCCGTCCGGGAGGGCGAGATCCTCGCCGTCAGCGGCCCCCGGGGCAGCGGCAAAACGACCCTGCTGCGCTGTCTGTCGGGCCTGGAGCCGGTGCGCGAGGGCGAGGTCTGGTTCAACAGCACGCCCGTGCACACCCTCGGCCCGGCGAACCGCGAGCGGCTGCGCCGCGACCGCTTCTGCTGGATCGGCCCCGAGCCGGGCCTGGTGCCCGAGCTGAACGCCTGGGAGAACACGGCGCTGCCGCTGATGCTGCGCGGCACCAGCCGCCGCCGGGCCAAGACCACCGCGCTGGAGTGGCTGGAGCGCCTGGACATCGGGGAACTGGCCCGCAAGCGCCCGCACCGGCTGCGCCAGTCCGAACGCCAGCGGATCTCCATCGCCCGCGCACTGGCCCCGGCGCCCACCGTGCTGTTCGCCGACGAGCCGACGGCCCCGCTGCACCGCGCCGACCGCGGCCATGTGCTGCGCACCCTCACCAGCGCCGCCCGCTCGCACGGCATCACCGTGGTGCTCGCCACCCACGACCCGGAGACCGCGGCCTTCGCCGACCGCACGGTGAACCTGCTGGACGGCCGGCCGGTGCGGACCGTACACCTGCCGGAGGTCCCCGACGCGGAAGGCCGGGCCGCGTGCTCGATCTCCGTCTGA
- a CDS encoding Lrp/AsnC family transcriptional regulator, which yields MHSERVASRSADQRDSSRESRNGTPQLDAVSLAIIQQLQEDGRRPYAAIGKAVGLSEAAVRQRVQKLLDQGVMQIVAVTDPLTVGFRRQAMVGIHVEGDVESIADVLTDMSEVEYVVMTAGSFDILAEIVCEDDDHLLDVINKRIRALPGVRSTESFVYMKLKKQTYMWGTR from the coding sequence GTGCACAGTGAGCGCGTGGCCAGTCGAAGCGCAGACCAGAGGGACTCCTCCCGCGAGTCCAGGAACGGCACCCCGCAGTTGGATGCCGTCTCCCTCGCCATCATTCAGCAGCTCCAGGAGGACGGCCGCCGGCCGTACGCCGCGATCGGCAAGGCCGTGGGCCTGTCGGAGGCGGCCGTGCGCCAGCGCGTCCAGAAGCTGCTGGACCAGGGCGTGATGCAGATCGTCGCCGTCACGGACCCGCTCACCGTGGGCTTCCGCCGGCAGGCGATGGTGGGCATCCACGTCGAGGGCGATGTCGAGTCGATCGCTGACGTGCTGACTGACATGTCGGAAGTCGAGTACGTGGTGATGACCGCGGGCTCGTTCGACATCCTCGCCGAGATCGTCTGCGAGGACGACGACCACCTGCTGGACGTCATCAACAAACGCATCCGGGCGCTGCCCGGCGTGCGCTCCACCGAAAGCTTCGTATACATGAAGCTGAAGAAGCAGACCTACATGTGGGGAACCCGATAA
- a CDS encoding maleylpyruvate isomerase N-terminal domain-containing protein yields the protein MKSPSREPVASGADLSATVPTCPERTLQQLVRHTGGALRWSGTLVRERAQEMIPWDRIPLRGGPEEQGDPVSGRAGRPTRSPPTARTRRSPSGRRTRSRPISPPTRWTSGWSWWSGRGVPALVRGPRIRTGPAAASSCTPPTPNRR from the coding sequence ATGAAATCGCCCTCCAGGGAACCGGTCGCCTCCGGCGCGGATCTGTCGGCCACCGTGCCGACCTGCCCGGAGCGGACGCTGCAACAGCTCGTCCGGCACACGGGCGGCGCCCTGCGCTGGTCCGGCACGCTGGTGCGGGAGCGGGCCCAGGAGATGATCCCGTGGGACCGGATCCCGCTCCGCGGCGGCCCCGAGGAGCAGGGCGATCCGGTTTCCGGGCGCGCCGGACGGCCTACGAGATCACCGCCCACCGCCCGGACGCGGCGCTCACCGTCGGGGCGCCGTACGAGGTCGCGCCCGATATCGCCGCCGACGCGCTGGACGAGTGGCTGGAGCTGGTGGAGTGGGCGCGGCGTACCGGCGCTGGTGCGTGGGCCGCGGATCCGCACGGGCCCGGCCGCGGCATCCAGCTGCACGCCACCGACGCCGAACCGGCGCTGA
- a CDS encoding ABC transporter ATP-binding protein, translated as MLSLQGATVRFGGRAVLDAVDLEVAEHEVVCVLGPSGSGKSTLLRAVAGLQALDAGRVSLAGRDQGGVPAHRRGVGLMFQDHQLFPQRDVGANVAFGLRMHGVAKGERDARVGELLELVGLPGAARRSVAALSGGEQQRVALARALAPRPRLLMLDEPLGQLDRSLRERLVVELRELFGRLGTTVLAVTHDQGEAFALADRVVVMRDGRIAQSGTPLEVWQRPADAFVARFLGFENVVPATVTGTAADSPWGKLPVPQDAPQGARTLLVRPASVRLVPAGTGLTCTVAARTFKGTHVAVHLQPQDGPRLEAACALRDAPESGDTVGAEFDAAEIVVLD; from the coding sequence ATGCTGAGCCTTCAGGGCGCGACCGTGCGCTTCGGCGGGCGGGCCGTGCTGGACGCGGTGGACCTGGAGGTCGCCGAGCACGAGGTGGTGTGCGTGCTCGGGCCCAGCGGCAGCGGCAAGTCCACCCTGCTGCGGGCGGTCGCCGGGCTCCAGGCCCTCGACGCCGGGCGGGTGTCGCTCGCCGGACGGGACCAGGGCGGGGTGCCCGCGCATCGGCGCGGGGTCGGCCTGATGTTCCAGGACCACCAGCTCTTCCCGCAGCGCGACGTCGGCGCCAACGTGGCGTTCGGGCTGCGGATGCACGGCGTGGCGAAGGGCGAACGGGACGCCCGGGTGGGCGAGTTGCTGGAACTGGTCGGGCTGCCGGGCGCGGCCCGCCGGTCGGTGGCCGCGCTGTCCGGCGGCGAGCAGCAGCGCGTCGCCCTCGCCCGCGCGCTCGCCCCCCGGCCCCGGCTGCTGATGCTGGACGAACCCCTCGGTCAGCTCGACCGCTCCCTGCGCGAACGCCTCGTGGTCGAACTCCGGGAACTCTTCGGCCGGTTGGGTACGACCGTGCTCGCCGTCACCCACGACCAGGGCGAGGCGTTCGCGCTGGCCGACCGGGTGGTGGTGATGCGGGACGGCCGGATCGCCCAGTCCGGCACGCCACTTGAGGTCTGGCAGCGGCCCGCCGACGCGTTCGTGGCCCGCTTCCTCGGCTTCGAGAACGTGGTCCCGGCGACGGTCACGGGCACGGCCGCCGACAGCCCCTGGGGGAAACTGCCGGTCCCGCAGGACGCCCCGCAGGGTGCCAGGACCCTGCTCGTCCGGCCCGCAAGCGTACGGCTCGTCCCCGCCGGCACCGGGCTGACCTGCACGGTCGCCGCCCGCACCTTCAAGGGCACCCATGTCGCCGTCCATCTCCAGCCGCAGGACGGTCCCCGCCTCGAAGCGGCCTGCGCGCTGCGGGACGCGCCGGAGAGCGGGGACACGGTGGGCGCGGAGTTCGACGCGGCCGAAATCGTCGTGCTCGACTGA